GGGTTCCGCGCGCGATACGGAAGGGGCGCACCATCGGAAGATTCATGATCGAGGTTCGGATCTTCATGGACAAGAACTCCGGTACGTTATCGCTAATATCCTGTTATCTCGACCAATATTTTAGCGCACTATCGCGGACGGCCCGCTCGATGCACCTGCAACGCCTTTGCGGGAAAGACCAATTGCGATAAGAGTAATCCGGCGACGAGCTGCACTGCTGCAAAGCTTGCATTGACGGCAAAGGTGAGCGCGCTCGAGATGTTGTGCTGGAAGGCGAAGAGCACGCTCTCGTAGCTCAAACTGCCCGGTACGAGCACGAGCAGTGCCGGCACGAGCATCAGCGGTTGCGGTAGACGCAGCACGCGCGCGCCGGCGTTGGCCACGATACCGCAGAGAAACGCTGAAATGAAGGCCGAAATCTCGTGCACCGGCGTGCCGCCGAGCAGATGTGAGGTCAAGAGTGCGACGAAGCACGACGCGAAGACCCAGATGAAATCGCGCGGACGCGAGTCGAGGTCGATCGAGATACCGACCGTCATGAGGATCGCGGCGATGATCCATAAGTGAGTCGGCACGGCGTGCGGCGTGACATCGCCGGTTTTCAAGAGTGAGGGTCCGATCACCGCGAATCCGAGAAACGCACCGCATCCGAGTTCGAGCAGCACCGAGAGCACGCGTCCGAGGCGCGCCATGCCCGAAACCAGATCGCTGTTCGCCAGTTCGTGCAGCGCGAGCGTGAGGGAGTACCCCGGCAGCAACACGACGACGCCCGCCACGATCGAAATGAAGATATTCGTCGGGCCGAAATAGTTCGAAAACGCGGCGACGATGAGCGTGGCGACGAAGGCCGCGATCGCTTCGAAGAGCCGCGCGACGATCGGCACGCGTTCGGCGACCGCCGAAATAATGCCGGTCGCGAAGCCGATGCAGCCGGCAACGATCATCTCGCGCGTGCCGCCGCCGAGCAAAATCGCGACACCGACGGCGAGCAGCGTGAGCGCGGGGATCTCCCAGGCCGAATTGCGCCCCGGCCAGCGCCGGTCGATATTCTGA
The nucleotide sequence above comes from Candidatus Baltobacteraceae bacterium. Encoded proteins:
- a CDS encoding threonine/serine exporter family protein, which codes for MARELHQAGVATDTLEETLGDIASAIGLTTQIFALPTQITIAFGPSWNQKIVLMRLPPGRVNLRKLSLLNGIYDELRAGKIDYREASVAVQNIDRRWPGRNSAWEIPALTLLAVGVAILLGGGTREMIVAGCIGFATGIISAVAERVPIVARLFEAIAAFVATLIVAAFSNYFGPTNIFISIVAGVVVLLPGYSLTLALHELANSDLVSGMARLGRVLSVLLELGCGAFLGFAVIGPSLLKTGDVTPHAVPTHLWIIAAILMTVGISIDLDSRPRDFIWVFASCFVALLTSHLLGGTPVHEISAFISAFLCGIVANAGARVLRLPQPLMLVPALLVLVPGSLSYESVLFAFQHNISSALTFAVNASFAAVQLVAGLLLSQLVFPAKALQVHRAGRPR